One genomic window of Luteitalea pratensis includes the following:
- a CDS encoding glutamate synthase subunit beta: protein MGKVTGFLELTRETPTRRPVQERVRDWEEVYQPFPVESLRGQASRCMDCGIPFCHQGCPLGNLIPDWNDLVYRDRWREATARLHTTNNFPEFTGRLCPAPCEASCVLGINDLPVTIKQVEVSIIDNAFEQGWVIPEPAAKRTGKKVAVVGSGPAGLAAAQQLARQGHDVVLFERADRIGGLLRYGIPDFKMHKRLLDRRLEQMAAEGVEFRASVDVGGQLTGEQLRKDFDAVCLAVGATQARPLTVPGADLEGVHLAMTYLEQQNRVVAGDDVVYEPTLDAKGKRVIILGGGDTGADCLGTAHRQGAANVRQYEIAPRPPDSRSPSDPWPQWPNIYRVSAAHEEGGEREYAIMTTKLEGENGVLKRLHGVRVEMVRKDGQLAFEPVPGTEFSEDVDLIFLAMGFTGPEPLPLFTQLGVECDVMGRVKADAVTRQTTAPDVFVAGDARRGASLIVWAIAEGRQAAEQMGKYLVNA, encoded by the coding sequence ATGGGCAAGGTGACAGGATTTCTCGAGCTCACGCGCGAGACGCCGACTCGCCGTCCGGTGCAGGAGCGAGTCCGCGACTGGGAAGAGGTGTACCAGCCGTTCCCGGTGGAGTCGTTGCGCGGTCAGGCCAGCCGCTGTATGGACTGCGGCATCCCGTTCTGCCACCAGGGGTGTCCGCTCGGGAATCTGATCCCCGACTGGAACGACCTCGTCTACCGGGATCGCTGGCGCGAGGCGACGGCGCGACTGCACACCACCAACAACTTCCCGGAGTTCACGGGACGCCTCTGCCCGGCGCCCTGCGAGGCGTCGTGCGTGCTCGGCATCAACGACCTGCCGGTCACGATCAAGCAGGTCGAGGTGTCGATCATCGACAACGCGTTCGAACAGGGCTGGGTCATCCCGGAGCCTGCCGCGAAGCGTACGGGCAAGAAGGTCGCCGTCGTCGGATCGGGGCCGGCAGGCCTGGCCGCGGCGCAACAACTGGCGCGTCAGGGCCACGACGTGGTGCTCTTCGAACGGGCCGACCGCATCGGCGGTCTGCTGCGCTACGGCATCCCCGACTTCAAGATGCACAAGCGTCTGCTCGATCGGCGCCTGGAGCAGATGGCGGCCGAAGGCGTGGAGTTCCGGGCCAGCGTCGACGTTGGCGGCCAACTCACCGGCGAGCAGCTTCGCAAGGACTTCGACGCGGTGTGCCTCGCGGTTGGCGCGACGCAGGCGCGGCCGCTGACCGTGCCGGGGGCGGACCTCGAGGGCGTCCACCTCGCGATGACCTATCTCGAACAGCAGAACCGGGTCGTCGCCGGCGACGACGTGGTGTACGAACCGACGCTCGACGCAAAGGGCAAGCGAGTGATCATCCTTGGCGGTGGCGACACCGGCGCCGACTGCCTTGGCACGGCGCACCGCCAGGGTGCCGCCAACGTGCGCCAGTACGAGATCGCGCCGCGCCCGCCCGACAGCCGCAGCCCCTCCGACCCGTGGCCGCAGTGGCCCAACATCTACCGCGTCTCGGCCGCCCACGAGGAAGGTGGCGAGCGCGAGTACGCGATCATGACGACGAAGCTCGAAGGCGAGAACGGCGTCCTGAAGCGGCTGCACGGCGTCCGCGTGGAGATGGTGCGCAAGGATGGCCAGCTGGCGTTCGAGCCCGTACCCGGGACGGAGTTCAGCGAGGACGTGGACCTGATCTTCCTCGCGATGGGCTTCACCGGCCCGGAGCCCCTGCCGCTGTTCACGCAGCTCGGTGTCGAGTGCGACGTGATGGGCCGCGTCAAGGCCGACGCGGTGACGCGCCAGACGACCGCGCCCGATGTCTTCGTCGCCGGCGACGCCCGTCGCGGCGCCTCACTCATCGTGTGGGCGATCGCGGAAGGACGCCAGGCGGCCGAGCAGATGGGGAAGTACCTCGTTAACGCTTAA
- a CDS encoding PIN domain-containing protein has protein sequence MKVALDTNILAYAEGVNGGARQATTNTWLEAAPIGDVVIPAQALGELFNLLVRKAGRSPADAQEAVLAWRNAYPVVDTSAEIVVQAARLVAHHGLSTWDAVILAAAGAAGCRLLLSEDLQDGFNWGGLTVVNPYTASDRSTDRSTSAKASVDRPASDPYPPLGWLR, from the coding sequence GTGAAGGTCGCCCTCGACACCAACATCCTCGCGTACGCCGAGGGAGTGAATGGCGGCGCGCGTCAGGCGACGACGAACACCTGGCTCGAGGCGGCCCCGATTGGGGATGTCGTCATTCCCGCACAGGCGCTCGGTGAGTTGTTCAACCTGCTGGTGCGCAAGGCGGGGCGATCACCAGCCGATGCCCAGGAGGCGGTCCTTGCCTGGCGCAACGCGTATCCAGTGGTCGATACGTCCGCCGAAATCGTCGTGCAAGCGGCGCGGCTCGTTGCGCACCACGGATTGAGCACCTGGGATGCCGTCATCCTCGCAGCGGCGGGCGCGGCCGGCTGCCGCCTGTTGTTGTCCGAGGACCTGCAGGACGGCTTCAATTGGGGAGGCCTTACGGTGGTCAATCCGTACACGGCGTCGGATCGGTCGACGGACCGGTCCACCTCTGCCAAGGCTTCGGTGGACAGGCCGGCAAGCGATCCCTACCCGCCGCTCGGTTGGTTGCGCTGA
- the gltB gene encoding glutamate synthase large subunit: MDNTQLARRPQSGLYDPSFEHDACGVGFLAHLRGTASHDVVDRGLKALERMEHRGATGAEPNTGDGAGILIQIPHALFEQECAQGRIVTPDDGKPLAELPPAGKYAVGLIFSSPDPQAAALAKLIFAMVVRQEGQQLLGWRRVPTNNRSLGQTARSVEPVMDHVFLAPAANVADAAAFERKLYVIRKRYQTTIRTSGIDDTKYFHVPSLSSRTLTYKGMLTPPQVRDYFPDLDDPRTTSALALFHSRFSTNTFPSWELAHPYHLIAHNGEINTLRGNINWMRAREAMLSSSLFGDDLEKVLPIVREGLSDSACLDSVLELLVQSGRSLPHAVMMLVPEAWEHHDTMSEEKKAFYAYHSCLVEPWDGPACVTFTDGVQIGAVLDRNGLRPARYWVTADDYVILASEVGVLDVPSNQVIEKGRLQPGKMFLVDLAEGRIIADEEIKHRIATEKPYQEWVSQHLVPLEALQPAETPAPHTGESLRTLQHAFGYTQEDIKVLMAPMALKGEEPIGSMGNDAAIAVLSRRARPLPDYFQQLFAQVTNPPLDAIREKLVTSVGTAIGPERNMLDPQPESCRMILCESPFLDNSQMARFKALQRYDRAGRLLPTSRDDQPFYVTVLDMVFPVADGPDGMEPAIRAMFAKADTAITNGAKVLVLSDRGVTAKKCPIPALLAVAGLQNHLVRARTRTRVTLIVETADAREVHHFATLIGYGASAVNPWLALESLAQLKDMGLAEPDVDDAYLQGKYLKAVEKGVVKVMSKMGISTVASYRGAQIFEAVGLSKELVDRYFTNTPSRIGGIGMKEVAQEALLNHARAWTPAPLVERELVPGGQYQWRRDGELHLFNPETVFKLQHATRAKRYDIFRDYTKTVDDQGREQATLRGLFTLRTGTRPPVPIEEVEPVEAIVKRFATGAMSFGSISAEAHETLAIAMNRIGGRSNSGEGGEDPHRFTPDPNGDWRRSAIKQVASGRFGVTSHYLVNADELQIKMAQGAKPGEGGQLPGNKVYPWIAKVRYSTPGVGLISPPPHHDIYSIEDLAQLIFDLRNANPRARISVKLVSEVGVGTVAAGVAKAKSDLILISGHDGGTGASPLTSLKHAGVPWELGLAETQQTLVANRLRDRVTVQVDGQMKTGRDVVIGALLGAEEFGFATAPLVVMGCVMMRVCHLDTCPVGIATQNPTLRAKFTGQAEHVVNFFHFIAEEVRELMAQLGFRTVQDMVGRADLLDVQPAVDHWKARGLDLSRILDTAHLFGAEGAPPPVLHRTVKQHVDLGAVLDAELIALAEPALAHREKVVLELPISNANRSVGTMLGSEVSRRHGGQGLAHDTIDIGFRGSAGQSFGAFLPAGITLRLEGDANDYVGKGLSGGRVIVRPPHDATFIAEHNVIAGNVALYGATSGEAFIRGVVGERFAVRNSGAVAVVEGVGDHGCEYMTGGRVVVLGRTGRNFAAGMSGGVAYVLDADGDFAQRCNKEMVLLEGLDHEDDRYVFELLERHRTVTGSTLADRLLGHWDATLARLVRVMPIDYKKALEAQRAELQGVAV, encoded by the coding sequence ATGGACAACACGCAGTTGGCCCGGCGGCCGCAGAGCGGCCTGTACGACCCGTCTTTTGAACACGACGCCTGTGGCGTCGGGTTCCTCGCGCACCTGCGCGGGACGGCCTCGCACGACGTCGTCGATCGCGGCTTGAAGGCGCTCGAGCGCATGGAGCATCGCGGTGCCACCGGTGCCGAGCCCAACACCGGTGATGGCGCCGGCATCCTGATCCAGATTCCGCACGCGTTGTTCGAGCAAGAGTGCGCGCAAGGCCGCATCGTGACGCCTGACGATGGCAAACCGCTTGCGGAGCTGCCGCCTGCCGGCAAGTACGCGGTCGGCCTGATCTTCTCGTCGCCCGACCCGCAAGCCGCCGCGCTGGCCAAGTTGATCTTCGCGATGGTCGTGCGCCAGGAGGGGCAGCAGCTCCTCGGCTGGCGGCGGGTGCCGACCAACAACCGCAGCCTCGGGCAGACCGCGCGGTCGGTCGAGCCGGTGATGGACCACGTGTTCCTGGCCCCGGCAGCCAACGTGGCCGACGCCGCCGCGTTCGAGCGCAAGCTGTACGTGATCCGCAAGCGGTACCAGACGACCATCCGCACGAGCGGCATCGACGACACCAAGTACTTCCACGTGCCGTCACTGTCCTCGCGCACGCTGACCTACAAGGGGATGCTCACCCCGCCGCAGGTGCGTGACTACTTCCCCGATCTCGACGATCCGCGCACCACGAGCGCGCTCGCCCTGTTTCACTCGCGCTTCAGCACCAACACGTTCCCCAGCTGGGAGCTGGCGCACCCGTATCACCTGATCGCCCACAACGGCGAGATCAACACGCTGCGCGGCAACATCAACTGGATGCGCGCCCGTGAGGCGATGCTCTCCTCGTCGCTGTTCGGCGACGACCTCGAGAAGGTGCTGCCGATCGTCCGCGAGGGCCTCAGCGATTCGGCCTGCCTCGACAGCGTGCTCGAACTGCTCGTGCAGTCGGGCCGATCGCTGCCGCACGCGGTGATGATGCTCGTGCCCGAGGCGTGGGAGCACCACGACACGATGAGCGAGGAGAAGAAGGCGTTCTACGCCTACCACTCCTGCCTGGTCGAACCCTGGGATGGGCCGGCCTGCGTGACATTCACCGATGGCGTGCAGATCGGCGCCGTGCTCGATCGCAACGGCCTGCGTCCCGCCCGCTACTGGGTGACCGCTGACGACTACGTCATCCTCGCATCTGAGGTCGGCGTGCTCGACGTGCCGTCGAACCAGGTGATCGAGAAGGGCCGCCTGCAGCCCGGCAAGATGTTCCTCGTCGATCTCGCCGAGGGCCGGATCATCGCCGACGAGGAGATCAAGCACCGGATCGCGACCGAGAAGCCGTACCAGGAGTGGGTCAGCCAGCACCTGGTTCCGCTCGAGGCGCTGCAGCCGGCCGAGACGCCGGCGCCGCACACCGGCGAGTCCCTGCGGACGCTGCAGCACGCGTTCGGCTACACCCAGGAGGACATCAAGGTCCTGATGGCGCCGATGGCGCTCAAGGGCGAGGAGCCGATCGGCTCGATGGGCAACGACGCGGCCATCGCCGTGCTCAGCCGGCGCGCGCGGCCGCTGCCCGACTACTTTCAGCAGCTGTTCGCGCAGGTCACCAACCCGCCGCTCGACGCGATCCGCGAGAAGCTCGTGACCTCGGTCGGGACCGCCATCGGCCCCGAGCGCAACATGCTCGATCCGCAGCCCGAGAGCTGCCGGATGATCCTCTGCGAGAGCCCGTTCCTCGACAACTCGCAGATGGCGCGCTTCAAGGCGCTGCAGCGCTATGACCGCGCCGGTCGCCTGCTGCCGACGTCGCGTGATGACCAGCCGTTCTACGTGACCGTGCTCGACATGGTGTTCCCGGTGGCCGACGGCCCCGACGGGATGGAGCCGGCCATTCGTGCCATGTTCGCCAAGGCCGACACGGCGATCACCAACGGCGCGAAGGTGCTCGTGCTCTCCGACCGCGGCGTGACGGCCAAGAAGTGCCCGATTCCCGCGCTGCTGGCCGTTGCCGGGCTCCAGAACCACCTGGTACGGGCGCGCACCCGCACGCGCGTGACGTTGATCGTCGAAACCGCCGACGCGCGCGAGGTCCATCACTTCGCGACCCTGATCGGCTACGGCGCCAGCGCCGTGAACCCATGGCTCGCGCTCGAGTCGCTCGCGCAGTTGAAGGACATGGGACTGGCCGAACCCGACGTCGACGATGCGTACCTGCAGGGCAAGTACCTGAAGGCCGTCGAGAAGGGCGTGGTGAAGGTGATGTCCAAGATGGGCATCAGCACCGTCGCCAGCTACCGCGGCGCGCAGATCTTCGAAGCCGTGGGGCTCTCGAAAGAACTGGTGGATCGCTACTTCACCAACACCCCGTCGCGCATCGGCGGCATCGGCATGAAGGAAGTCGCCCAGGAGGCGCTGCTCAACCACGCCCGCGCCTGGACGCCTGCGCCGCTGGTCGAGCGCGAGCTGGTGCCGGGCGGCCAGTACCAGTGGCGTCGCGATGGTGAGCTGCACCTCTTCAACCCGGAGACGGTGTTCAAGCTGCAGCACGCGACGCGCGCGAAGCGGTACGACATCTTCCGCGACTATACGAAGACGGTCGACGATCAGGGCCGCGAGCAGGCGACCCTGCGCGGCCTCTTCACCCTGCGTACCGGCACGCGTCCGCCCGTGCCGATCGAGGAAGTCGAGCCGGTCGAGGCCATCGTCAAGCGGTTCGCGACCGGCGCCATGAGCTTCGGTTCGATCAGCGCGGAGGCGCACGAGACGCTTGCCATCGCGATGAATCGCATCGGCGGCCGCAGCAACAGCGGCGAGGGCGGCGAGGACCCGCACCGCTTCACGCCCGATCCGAACGGCGACTGGCGCCGCAGCGCGATCAAGCAGGTGGCGTCGGGCCGCTTCGGCGTCACGAGCCACTACCTCGTGAATGCCGACGAACTGCAGATCAAGATGGCGCAGGGAGCCAAGCCCGGCGAAGGTGGCCAGCTGCCCGGCAACAAGGTGTACCCGTGGATCGCCAAGGTGCGGTACTCCACGCCGGGGGTGGGCCTGATCAGCCCGCCGCCGCACCACGACATCTATTCGATCGAGGATCTCGCGCAGCTGATCTTCGACCTGCGCAATGCCAACCCGCGTGCCCGCATCAGCGTGAAGCTCGTGTCCGAGGTCGGCGTCGGCACGGTTGCGGCGGGCGTCGCCAAGGCCAAGAGCGACCTGATCCTGATCAGCGGCCACGACGGTGGCACCGGCGCCAGCCCGTTGACCTCGCTCAAGCACGCGGGCGTGCCGTGGGAACTCGGCCTCGCCGAAACGCAGCAGACGCTCGTGGCCAATCGCCTCCGTGACCGCGTCACGGTGCAGGTCGATGGCCAGATGAAGACCGGCCGCGACGTCGTCATCGGCGCGCTGCTCGGGGCGGAGGAATTCGGCTTCGCGACAGCTCCGCTCGTCGTGATGGGCTGCGTGATGATGCGCGTCTGCCATCTCGATACGTGCCCGGTCGGCATCGCGACGCAGAATCCGACGCTGCGGGCGAAGTTCACCGGCCAGGCCGAACACGTCGTCAACTTCTTCCACTTCATCGCAGAGGAAGTGCGTGAGCTGATGGCCCAACTCGGCTTCCGCACCGTGCAGGACATGGTCGGGCGGGCCGACCTGCTCGACGTGCAGCCGGCGGTGGATCACTGGAAGGCACGAGGGCTCGACCTCTCCCGAATTCTCGACACCGCGCACCTGTTCGGGGCCGAGGGGGCGCCGCCGCCGGTGCTGCACCGGACCGTCAAGCAGCACGTGGATCTCGGCGCGGTGCTCGACGCCGAGCTGATCGCGCTGGCCGAGCCGGCCCTGGCGCACCGCGAGAAAGTCGTGCTCGAACTGCCGATCAGCAACGCCAACCGCTCCGTCGGCACGATGCTCGGCAGCGAGGTGAGTCGTCGCCATGGCGGGCAGGGGCTCGCGCACGACACGATCGACATCGGCTTCCGCGGTTCTGCCGGCCAGAGCTTCGGCGCGTTCCTCCCGGCCGGCATCACCCTGCGACTCGAGGGTGACGCCAACGACTACGTCGGCAAGGGGCTCTCGGGCGGACGGGTGATCGTGCGGCCGCCGCACGATGCGACGTTCATCGCCGAGCACAACGTGATTGCCGGCAACGTCGCGCTCTACGGCGCGACCAGCGGCGAGGCGTTCATCCGCGGCGTGGTCGGCGAGCGGTTCGCCGTCCGCAATAGCGGCGCGGTCGCGGTCGTCGAGGGTGTCGGCGACCACGGCTGCGAGTACATGACCGGCGGTCGGGTCGTCGTCCTGGGGCGCACCGGTCGCAACTTCGCCGCCGGCATGAGTGGCGGCGTCGCCTACGTCCTCGACGCGGACGGCGACTTCGCGCAGCGCTGCAACAAGGAGATGGTCCTGCTCGAGGGGCTCGACCACGAGGACGACCGGTACGTGTTCGAATTGCTGGAGCGTCACCGCACGGTAACCGGCAGCACCCTCGCCGACCGCTTGCTCGGGCACTGGGACGCGACGCTGGCCCGGTTGGTGCGAGTGATGCCGATCGATTACAAGAAGGCGCTCGAGGCGCAGCGCGCCGAGTTGCAGGGAGTGGCAGTCTGA